The Medicago truncatula cultivar Jemalong A17 chromosome 4, MtrunA17r5.0-ANR, whole genome shotgun sequence genome includes a region encoding these proteins:
- the LOC11444414 gene encoding zinc finger CCCH domain-containing protein 39: MVFPDNIPTSKMSPPQFATSNNDIVEVRPRFPMKNENFEQHSTLYQPHSLKRARISDNNRSNALICLPPKMVLPPSNRATHIFYKTRICTKFRFGTCRNGKDCNFAHGVEELRQPPGNWLELVSPCNDEQKQLRNWEEDQKFIHKMKLCRMYSNGEKCFFGSKCNFRHEDPAKSRDHSWKSGECSSISIGTIGSSKSFGDGIRAVNKPARGTYWKNNMCFRWQHQGSCPFGEDCHFSHGEAAAVAIANSTKAINPTSRKALTGSGNDAYAPTTFPARLVAKEEEQAKKMHLLWLKLNKINRVYGDWIDDSLLVLPNLPSAVEN, from the exons ATGGTTTTTCCTGACAATATTCCAACCTCTAAGATGTCACCGCCGCAATTTGCTACATCAAACAACGATATCGTTGAAGTGAGACCTCGATTtccaatgaaaaatgaaaactttgaaCAACATTCAACATTGTATCAACCCCATTCCCTCAAAAGGGCAAGAATTTCTGATAACAATCGTTCCAATGCATTGATATGCCTTCCTCCAAAGATGGTTCTGCCTCCATCAAACAGAGCAACCCACATTTTCTACAAGACTCGAATCTGTACTAAGTTCAGGTTTGGTACTTGTAGAAACGGTAAAGATTGCAACTTTGCTCATGGGGTTGAAGAACTAAGACAGCCACCAGGAAATTGGCTGGAGCTAGTTAGTCCTTGCAACGACGAACAGAAGCAGCTGAGAAATTGGGAGGAAGATCAAAAATTCATTCACAAGATGAAGCTATGCAGGATGTATTCCAATGGTGAGAAATGTTTCTTTGGTAGTAAGTGTAATTTTCGTCATGAGGATCCTGCTAAGTCTAGGGATCATTCTTGGAAGTCAGGAGAGTGTTCTTCTATAAGCATTGGGACTATTggttcttcaaaatcatttggGGATGGCATTAGGGCTGTGAACAAGCCAGCTAGGGGCACTTATTGGAAGAATAATATGTGTTTCCGTTGGCAGCATCAAGGGAGCTGTCCCTTTGGGGAGGACTGTCACTTTTCTCATGGAGAAGCAG CTGCAGTTGCAATAGCAAATTCAACAAAAGCTATCAATCCAACTTCACGAAAAGCCTTAACAGGTTCTGGCAATGATGCATATGCACCTACCACCTTCCCTGCAAGACTTGTGGCAAAGGAAGAGGAGCAGGCTAAGAAGATGCATTTACTTTGGTTGAAATTAAACAAGATCAATCGTGTTTATGGTGATTGGATTGATGATTCACTTCTTGTTCTTCCCAACCTGCCAAGTGCAGTGGAGAACTGA
- the LOC11444927 gene encoding zinc finger Ran-binding domain-containing protein 2 isoform X2, whose protein sequence is MSWSGGDWMCGACEHINFKKREACQNCGYPKYGGPDPSTYRYNRTETLAGDWFCTSMNCGAHNYASRSNCYRCGAFKDPYSSGYGGNMVGSGGYGSDCSSPPGWKSGDWICPRIGCGIHNYASRTECYKCKMPRDYGGAD, encoded by the exons ATGAGCTGGTCTGGAGGAGATTGGATGTGTGGTGCTTGCGAGCACATAAATTTCAAGAAGAGAGAAGCATGCCAAAATTGTGGATACCCAAAGTATGGAGGCCCTGACCCATCGACCTATAGATATAACAGGACTGAAACGTTGGCAGGGGACTGGTTTTGCACTTCTATGAACTGTGGAGCTCACAACTATGCAAGCCGATCAAACTGCTATAGATGTGGTGCATTTAAAGATCCTTATTCTTCTGGATATGGGGGTAACATGGTGGGTTCTGGAGGATATGGATCAGATTGTAGTTCTCCCCCAGGATGGAAAAGTGGAGACTGGATTTGCCCTAG AATTGGCTGTGGAATCCATAATTATGCAAGCAGGACAGAGTGCTACAAATGCAAAATGCCAAGGGATTATG GTGGTGCAGACTGA
- the LOC11444927 gene encoding zinc finger Ran-binding domain-containing protein 2 isoform X1 — protein sequence MSWSGGDWMCGACEHINFKKREACQNCGYPKYGGPDPSTYRYNRTETLAGDWFCTSMNCGAHNYASRSNCYRCGAFKDPYSSGYGGNMVGSGGYGSDCSSPPGWKSGDWICPSRIGCGIHNYASRTECYKCKMPRDYGGAD from the exons ATGAGCTGGTCTGGAGGAGATTGGATGTGTGGTGCTTGCGAGCACATAAATTTCAAGAAGAGAGAAGCATGCCAAAATTGTGGATACCCAAAGTATGGAGGCCCTGACCCATCGACCTATAGATATAACAGGACTGAAACGTTGGCAGGGGACTGGTTTTGCACTTCTATGAACTGTGGAGCTCACAACTATGCAAGCCGATCAAACTGCTATAGATGTGGTGCATTTAAAGATCCTTATTCTTCTGGATATGGGGGTAACATGGTGGGTTCTGGAGGATATGGATCAGATTGTAGTTCTCCCCCAGGATGGAAAAGTGGAGACTGGATTTGCCCTAG CAGAATTGGCTGTGGAATCCATAATTATGCAAGCAGGACAGAGTGCTACAAATGCAAAATGCCAAGGGATTATG GTGGTGCAGACTGA